One window from the genome of Elaeis guineensis isolate ETL-2024a chromosome 5, EG11, whole genome shotgun sequence encodes:
- the LOC105044853 gene encoding acid phosphatase 1 isoform X1 — MIHNQIAAACCVSLIMFFQGSISMISFILASWELLLLILANLFSRGTGMMLGPRSSMAVDSCYCLSWRFAVEANNAQAWRMVPAQCVFYVENYMLAGQYNKDLDMVMEQISTYLNGIVAADDGMDAWVLDIDDTCLSNLWYYEGKRFGGDPWDPSTFKSWAQGGLCPAIPAVLRLYKRLKKGGFNVFLLTGRDEEALGAPTARNLHAQGFIGYERLILRGPSYRGQSAVAFKSAMRKQLVEEGYRIRGNVGDQWSDLQGDCNGDRIFKIPNPMYFVP, encoded by the exons ATGATACATAACCAGATTGCAGCAGCATGTTGTGTTAGCTTAATTATGTTCTTCCAAG GGTCCATCTCCATGATCTCATTCATATTGGCTTCATGGGAACTCCTACTTCTTATCCTTGCCAACCTCTTCTCCAGAGGCACTGGCATGATGCTCGGCCCGAGATCAAGCATGGCGGTCGACTCTTGCTATTGCCTGAGCTGGAGGTTCGCCGTCGAAGCCAACAATGCCCAAGCCTGGCGCATGGTCCCCGCCCAGTGCGTGTTCTACGTAGAAAACTACATGCTTGCAGGCCAATATAACAAAGATCTAGATATGGTTATGGAGCAGATCTCTACATACCTCAATGGAATAGTAGCGGCCGATGATGGCATGGATGCTTGGGTTCTTGATATTGATGACACCTGCCTCTCAAATCTCTGGTACTACGAAGGGAAACGCTTTGG AGGAGATCCATGGGATCCTTCGACCTTTAAGAGCTGGGCTCAGGGAGGGCTTTGTCCAGCTATTCCTGCAGTGCTCCGGTTGTACAAGAGGCTGAAAAAAGGTGGTTTCAATGTTTTTCTTCTCACTGGAAGGGATGAAGAGGCTTTGGGCGCTCCTACAGCTAGGAATTTGCATGCTCAGGGGTTTATTGGATATGAGAGGTTGATTCTGAG AGGTCCATCATACAGAGGGCAGAGTGCCGTTGCATTCAAATCGGCGATGAGGAAGCAATTGGTGGAAGAGGGGTACAGAATACGTGGGAACGTAGGAGACCAATGGAGCGACCTGCAGGGGGATTGCAATGGTGATCGCATATTTAAAATACCTAATCCCATGTATTTCGTCCCATAA
- the LOC105044853 gene encoding acid phosphatase 1 isoform X2, giving the protein MISFILASWELLLLILANLFSRGTGMMLGPRSSMAVDSCYCLSWRFAVEANNAQAWRMVPAQCVFYVENYMLAGQYNKDLDMVMEQISTYLNGIVAADDGMDAWVLDIDDTCLSNLWYYEGKRFGGDPWDPSTFKSWAQGGLCPAIPAVLRLYKRLKKGGFNVFLLTGRDEEALGAPTARNLHAQGFIGYERLILRGPSYRGQSAVAFKSAMRKQLVEEGYRIRGNVGDQWSDLQGDCNGDRIFKIPNPMYFVP; this is encoded by the exons ATGATCTCATTCATATTGGCTTCATGGGAACTCCTACTTCTTATCCTTGCCAACCTCTTCTCCAGAGGCACTGGCATGATGCTCGGCCCGAGATCAAGCATGGCGGTCGACTCTTGCTATTGCCTGAGCTGGAGGTTCGCCGTCGAAGCCAACAATGCCCAAGCCTGGCGCATGGTCCCCGCCCAGTGCGTGTTCTACGTAGAAAACTACATGCTTGCAGGCCAATATAACAAAGATCTAGATATGGTTATGGAGCAGATCTCTACATACCTCAATGGAATAGTAGCGGCCGATGATGGCATGGATGCTTGGGTTCTTGATATTGATGACACCTGCCTCTCAAATCTCTGGTACTACGAAGGGAAACGCTTTGG AGGAGATCCATGGGATCCTTCGACCTTTAAGAGCTGGGCTCAGGGAGGGCTTTGTCCAGCTATTCCTGCAGTGCTCCGGTTGTACAAGAGGCTGAAAAAAGGTGGTTTCAATGTTTTTCTTCTCACTGGAAGGGATGAAGAGGCTTTGGGCGCTCCTACAGCTAGGAATTTGCATGCTCAGGGGTTTATTGGATATGAGAGGTTGATTCTGAG AGGTCCATCATACAGAGGGCAGAGTGCCGTTGCATTCAAATCGGCGATGAGGAAGCAATTGGTGGAAGAGGGGTACAGAATACGTGGGAACGTAGGAGACCAATGGAGCGACCTGCAGGGGGATTGCAATGGTGATCGCATATTTAAAATACCTAATCCCATGTATTTCGTCCCATAA
- the LOC105044854 gene encoding V-type proton ATPase subunit E, translating into MKEADVSKQIEQMVRFIRQEAEEKANEISVSAEEEFNIEKLKLVEAEKKKIRQEYERKEKQVEVRRKIEYSMQLNASRIKVLQAQDDLVNFMKDSASRKLLQVSDDSKTYGMLLKNLTVQSLLRLKEPEVLLRCRKIDHELVESILEEAKQEYAEIAEVHPPEITIDERVYLPPPPADYEDHGLFCSGGVVLASQDGRIVCENTLDARLDVVFRQKLPEIRKRLFGKFAT; encoded by the exons ATGAAGGAGGCGGATGTCTCGAAGCAGATCGAACAGATGGTTCGATTCATCCGGCAGGAGGCCGAGGAGAAAGCTAATGAGATCTCCGTCTCCGCCGAAGAG GAATTCAACATAGAGAAATTAAAGCTTGTTgaagctgaaaagaaaaaaattcggcAAGAGTATGAGCGAAAGGAAAAACAGGTGGAAGTTCGTAGAAAAAT TGAGTATTCAATGCAGCTAAATGCATCACGTATCAAGGTTCTGCAAGCCCAAGATGATCTGGTTAATTTCATGAAGGACTCTGCCAGCAGGAAGCTTTTGCAAGTTTCTGATGATTCAAAGACTTATGGAATGCTTCTTAAAAATCTGACGGTACAG AGTTTACTACGCTTAAAGGAGCCAGAAGTATTGTTGCGTTGCAGAAAAATAGATCATGAATTGGTTGAATCCATCTTGGAGGAAGCAAAGCAAGAGTATGCAGAGATAGCAGAAGTTCATCCTCCAGAAATTACTATTGATGAGCGTGTGTATCTTCCACCACCTCCAGCTGATTATGAGGATCATGGTCTTTTCTG CTCCGGAGGTGTTGTTTTGGCTTCACAAGATGGGAGAATTGTCTGTGAAAACacactagatgccagattggatgTTGTTTTCAGACAGAAACTGCCTGAG ATCCGGAAGCGCCTTTTTGGAAAATTTGCCACCTGA